A window from Agelaius phoeniceus isolate bAgePho1 chromosome 13, bAgePho1.hap1, whole genome shotgun sequence encodes these proteins:
- the SCAMP5 gene encoding secretory carrier-associated membrane protein 5, giving the protein MAEKVNNFPPLPKFIPLKPCFYQDFDAEIPPQHRTMAKRLYYLWMLNSITLAVNLVGCLAWLIGGGGAVNFGLAILWLILFTPCSYVCWFRPIYKAFKTDSSFSFMAFFFTFMAQLVISIIQAVGIPGWGVCGWIAAISFFGTNVGSAVVMLIPTVLFTAMAVFSFIALTMVHKFYRGSGGSFSKAQEEWTTGAWKNPHVQQAAQNAAMGAAQGAMMQHETQYSATPNYTYSNEM; this is encoded by the exons ATGGCAG AAAAGGTGAACAacttccctcccctgcccaaGTTCATCCCCCTGAAGCCATGTTTCTACCAGGACTTCGATGCGGAGATCCCGCCACAGCACCGGACCATGGCCAAGCGGCTTTACTACCTCTGGATGC tgAACAGCATCACCTTGGCGGTGAATCTCGTGGGCTGCCTCGCGTGGCTCATTGGAGGCGGCGGAGCTGTAAATTTTGGACTGGCAATTCTCTGGCTCATTCTCTTTACGCCCTGCTCCTATGTCTGCTGGTTTAGACCTATTTACAAAGCTTTCAA GACAGACAGTTCCTTCAGCTTCAtggccttcttcttcaccttcatGGCCCAGCTGGTGATCAGCATTATCCAGGCAGTGGGGATCCCTGGATGGGGGGTCTG CGGCTGGATTGCAGCAATTTCCTTCTTTGGGACCAACGTGGGCTCAGCTGTGGTGATGCTGATCCCCACCGTGCTCTTCACAGCCATGGCAGTCTTCTCCTTCATCGCTCTCACCATG GTGCACAAGTTTTACCGGGGCAGCGGCGGGAGCTTCAGCAAAGCGCAGGAGGAGTGGACCACGGGGGCCTGGAAGAACCCCCACGTGCAGCAGGCGGCGCAGAACGCGGCCATGGGGGCGGCGCAGGGCGCCATGATGCAGCACGAGACGCAGTACTCGGCCACCCCCAACTACACCTACTCCAACGAgatgtga
- the RPP25 gene encoding ribonuclease P protein subunit p25 has product MATEGGRAKPLAQSRMENFRKVRTSEEEMPLPFPDLPPDVVEMKVKEGSKIRNLMNFAMAQMELKGRRQIVFSGCGRAVTKTITCVEIMKRKLGGLHQVTKVRYKTVLEVWESQDLPPHGPAQNLTVHKNVPSICILLSRDPLDPNQTGYQPPEPRHEAGEDTLGSSSKGLKRPLPPPCEELLPKKLQVQVSDSPRGTGTTTGQQDP; this is encoded by the coding sequence ATGGCTACTGAAGGAGGGAGAGCCAAGCCCCTTGCCCAGTCCAGGATGGAGAACTTCCGAAAGGTGAGGACCTCGGAGGAGGAGATGCCATTACCCTTCCCAGATCTGCCCCCGGACGTGGTGGAGATGAAAGTGAAGGAGGGCAGCAAGATCAGGAACCTGATGAACTTCGCCATGGCCCAGATGGAGCTGAAGGGCAGGCGGCAGATCGTGTTCAGCGGCTGCGGCAGGGCAGTCACCAAGACCATCACCTGCGTGGAGATCATGAAGCGCAAGCTGGGAGGGCTCCACCAGGTCACCAAGGTACGCTACAAAACCGTGCTGGAGGTCTGGGAGAGCCAGGACCTGCCGCCCCACGGCCCCGCACAGAACCTGACTGTCCACAAGAACGTCCCCTCCATCTGCATCCTGCTCTCCCGGGACCCCCTGGATCCCAACCAGACGGGATAtcagccccccgagccccggcacgaGGCAGGAGAAGACACATTGGGATCCTCCAGCAAGGGGCTGAagcggccgctgccgcctccctgcgaggagctgctgcccaagAAGCTGCAGGTACAGGTGTCtgacagccccaggggcacagggaccaCCACTGGCCAGCAGGACCCCTGA